A single genomic interval of Megalobrama amblycephala isolate DHTTF-2021 linkage group LG15, ASM1881202v1, whole genome shotgun sequence harbors:
- the LOC125246917 gene encoding NACHT, LRR and PYD domains-containing protein 14-like isoform X3, producing the protein MDTVGVNVIETAALGRPFQLGMLYDCRKDALIPGITLWYPEKIRQDMRVHPKINTDFKVTASDSIQDKSSLLKTDGSLKLSVLGGLVSVSGAAKYLEDTKKSFRQQRLTLHYHSTSRFEELTMNHVVPENIVHREVFDNDTATHVVTAVLYGADACFVFDREVSSDEKINTVEGEAKVALEKLKGISVDANINLKMNDAQKNAVQKFTCKFYGDFQLPSNPTSFEDALKIFTDLPKLLGEKKELAVPLRVWLYPLDKLHSGASKLQKDISMDLIVAIESVIECLNTTEMKCSDLLNDLPALTFTAFHDKILQMKQNCYMYKLRLVEKLGSLLPNIRGDVKKETDLNDLLQEHDESPFRGRDLAQWLKEREIESVIIKSVLRQLKDAGAQVEDNIDLVLMDLEVGNLVCYTFTSLNWTDVLLLQQNAYLNPLTKGKNENSLDSEQKSWLTPEIQKNTRNNLKTFKNLIDSKDRKPAKFIVSSKEMKNNPGSCILLYESECDEAVCFIPPSKPTCPITEEVKDNSVVLKVPPSCSSTVELRLLYKRKQDTVWRSKPVMKDENTVTLTDLREESKYEIKCAVLGKLNYTVYSDVTEVVTEGKDSLIIGEGHSIPFTTSEGCWSPGSHSSFQLSEMFKLRLKEEFQYLNEEKSPGRRQLLNDVFIERHIAEEPDSHLSNNIEIKSNSIFERQNIRTVLMKGEAGIGKTVTVQKIILDWAEDKSNHDIKYIFSIPFQKLNMIRETVKECSFMELLQQCFENAENLKPDSDRIMLIFDGLNELKVPLDFQTTKKIIDLNKPASVTDLLINLIKGNLLPNAQIWITSRPAAANQIPAEYIDRVTEIQGFNDEQKEEYFRKNISDLNMANKVISHIRTSTRINSMCYLPDYCRIIAAIPEEMISTCGADFPMTLTQMYSRLLLAQTESIPERKGIIIALGKIAFHLLVNGNSLFCAEPYGLSAEHVKASSSIIKVFDEKRKSFCFMNHRTQEFLAALYLTDVINGGDTVHLSSLNLDFGVQSFTDYDSLQKVMNIALQKQMDLFFCFLLGLTLESSQRALKALLTQRSSSSSSSQDIIQHIKTMIMKFSPENAVEISLLFDCLKELDDRSVIQQTQLKSGLRLSPAQFSALMIVLLNSEEKLDENKSHQSEEPKLQPVVKTSGGHDGSGCADLSSALRSNPAHLRELELSKNEITDSGVKQLSDLLKDPQCKLEKLGLRSCHISDRGIVVLSSALRSNPSHLRELDLSGNHIKQLGMKMLSDLLADPQFELQKLGLSSCYISDSDCADLSSALRSNPSHLRELDLSGNSFEYSGMRELSVLLKQLPKLQKLELRSCYISKSDCAVLSSVLRSNLSLRELDLSENYFGDSGMKQLSDLLKHPQCKLEKLRLRSCCICDSCADLSSALISNLSHLRELDLSENYFGDSGVKQLSALLKDPQCKLEKLGLRSCSICDGGCAVLSSALRSNPSHLRELDLSKHVITDLGIKQLSDLLKHPQCKLETLRLRSCYISNRGCADLSSALRSNPSHLRELDLSGNVITDLGIKQLSDLLEDPQCKLEKLGHSQDEILLQQ; encoded by the exons ATGGATACAGTGGGAGTGAATGTGATTGAAACAGCGGCTCTAGGGAGACCCTTCCAGCTGGGGATGCTGTATGACTGCAGGAAAGATGCTCTAATACCAg GAATCACACTGTGGTATCCAGAGAAGATACGTCAGGATATGCGAGTCCATCCCAAAATTAACACAGATTTCAAAGTCACAGCTTCAGACTCCATTCAGGACAAATCATCCTTACTGAAGACTGACGGCTCTCTGAAACTGAGTGTTTTAGGTGGACTCGTCAGTGTCAGTGGAGCAGCCAAATATCTGGAGGACACCAAGAAGTCTTTCAGACAGCAGAGACTGACCCTACATTATCATTCAACTAGCAGGTTTGAAGAACTGACCATGAATCACGTGGTACCTGAAAATATAGTTCATCGTGAGGTGTTTGATAATGACACAGCAACACACGTGGTGACAGCAGTGCTGTATGGAGCAGACGCCTGCTTTGTGTTTGATAGAGAGGTTTCATCGGATGAGAAAATAAACACAGTAGAAGGAGAAGCAAAAGTGGCCCTTGAGAAGCTCAAAGGCATTTCAGTAGATGCAAACATCaatctgaagatgaacgacgCTCAGAAGAATGCAGTCCAAAAATTCACATGCAAGTTTTATGGCGACTTCCAGCTACCTTCTAACCCGACTTCTTTTGAAGATGCGCTGAAGATTTTTACTGATCTTCCAAAACTGCTGGGAGAAAAGAAAGAGCTGGCGGTTCCTCTGAGAGTTTGGCTTTATCCTCTGGACAAACTTCACTCAGGAGCTTCAAAACTTCAGAAGGACATCAGCATGGATCTTATTGTGGCGATTGAATCAGTGATTGAGTGTTTAAATACAACTGAGATGAAATGCAGTGACCTTCTGAATGATTTGCCTGCCTTGACTTTTACTGCATTTCATGATAAAATACTGCAAATGAAGCAAAACTGCTACATGTACAAACTGagacttgtggagaaactcggCTCTCTGCTGCCAAACATCCGTGGAGACGTGAAGAAGGAAACTGATCTGAATGATCTTCTACAAGAACACGATGAATCTCCATTCAGAGGACGAGATCTTGCACAATggctgaaagagagagaaatagagTCTGTGATCATTAAATCAGTCCTCAGACAGCTGAAGGATGCTGGTGCACAGGTAGAAGACAACATAGATCTGGTCTTGATGGATCTGGAGGTTGGGAATCTGGTCTGTTACACGTTCACATCGTTGAACTGGACAGATGTTCTGCTTCTTCAACAAAATGCCTATCTGAATCCTTTaacaaaaggaaaaaatgaGAACAGCCTTGATTCAGAGCAGAAGTCTTGGCTCACTCCTGAGATCCAAAAGAACACGAGGAACAACTTGAAGACATTTAAGAACTTGATTGATTCAAAAGACCGTAAACCAGCCAAGTTCATTGTGTCCTCAAAGGAAATGAAGAATAATCCAGGTTCCTGCATTCTGCTgtatgaaagtgaatgtgatGAAGCTGTTTGCTTTATTCCTCCATCCAAACCAACCTGTCCAATCACTGAAGAGGTCAAAGATAATAGTGTGGTTCTGAAGGTTCCTCCATCATGTTCTTCTACAGTGGAGCTCAGATTACTGTATAAACGGAAGCAGGACACAGTCTGGAGATCTAAACCTGTGATGAAGGATGAAAACACAGTTACTCTGACTGATCTGAGAGAAGAATCTAAATATGAGAtcaaatgtgcagtgctggggaaACTCAACTACACTgtatacagtgacgtcacagaAGTTGTCACAGAG GGAAAGGACAGTTTGATTATTG GAGAGGGTCACTCAATCCCTTTTACTACCTCTGAGGGTTGTTGGTCTCCAGGATCTCATTCATCTTTTCAGT TATCAGAGATGTTCAAACTGAGACTGAAGGAGGAATTCCAGTATCTGAATGAAGAAAAATCACCTGGACGAAGACAACTACTGAACGATGTCTTCATTGAGCGGCACATCGCAGAGGAACCAGATTCTCACCTCAGTAATAATATAGAAATTAAAAGCAATAGCATCTTCGAAAGACAGAATATCAGGACTGTTTTGATGAAGGGGGAAGCTGGCATTGGAAAAACTGTGACTGTGCAGAAGATCATCCTGGACTGGGCTGAAGACAAATCAAACCATGACATCAAATACATATTTTCAATACCTTTTCAGAAGTTGAACATGATCAGAGAGACGGTGAAGGAGTGTAGCTTCATGGAGCTTCTGCAGCAATGCTTTGAAAATGCTGAAAATCTGAAACCTGACTCTGACAGGATCATGTTGATCTTTGATGGACTTAATGAGTTAAAAGTTCCTCTAGATTTCCAAACCACAAAGAAGATTATAGATCTAAACAAACCAGCCTCAGTCACTGATCTACTAATAAACCTCATTAAGGGAAATCTGCTTCCAAACGCTCAGATCTGGATCACCAgcagaccagcagcagccaatcagattcctGCTGAATATATTGATCGGGTGACAGAGATCCAGGGCTTTAATGATGAACAGAAGGAGGAATATTTCAGAAAGAACATCAGTGACCTGAATATGGCCAATAAAGTCATCAGTCACATCAGGACCTCAACACGCATCAACAGCATGTGTTATTTACCTGATTACTGCAGAATCATCGCAGCGATTCCAGAGGAAATGATCAGTACATGTGGTGCAGATTTCCCCATGACTCTCACTCAGATGTACAGCAGACTCCTGTTAGCCCAGACTGAATCAATTCCAGAGAGAAAAGGGATCATCATAGCACTGGGGAAAATAGCATTTCATCTGTTGGTAAATGGCAACTCTCTCTTCTGTGCTGAACCTTATGGACTCAGTGCTGAACATGTTAAAGCAAGCTCATCAATCATAAAAGTGTTtgatgaaaaaagaaagtcCTTCTGTTTCATGAATCACAGAACACAGGAGTTTCTGGCAGCTTTGTATTTGACTGATGTCATTAATGGAGGAGATACAGTCCATCTCTCCAGTCTAAATCTTGATTTTGGAGTACAGAGCTTCACGGACTACGATTCACTCCAGAAAGTGATGAACATCGCTCTACAAAAACAGATGGATCTCTTCTTCTGTTTCTTACTGGGTTTGACCCTGGAGTCCAGTCAGAGAGCTTTAAAAGCCCTCCTGACACAGAGAAGCAGCAGCTCTTCATCCAGTCAAGATATAATTCAACACATCAAAACCATGATCATGAAGTTCTCTCCAGAAAATGCAGTTGAAATCAGTCTCCTGTTTGATTGTTTGAAAGAGCTGGATGACCGTTCTGTAATCCAGCAAACACAGCTGAAATCTGGACTCAGACTCTCTCCTGCTCAGTTTTCAGCTCTGATGATTGTGCTTCTGAACTCAGAAGAGAAACTGGATGAGAATAAATCTCATCAATCGGAAGAACCGAAGCTTCAGCCAGTGGTCAAAACATCTGGAGGACATGA TGGCAGTGGTTGCGCTGATCTGAGTTCAGCTCTAAGATCAAACCCGGCTCATCTGAGAGAGCTGGAACTGAGTAAGAATGAAATTAcagattcaggagtgaagcagCTCTCAGATCTACTGAAAGATCCTCAGtgtaaactggagaaactggG gttgagatcttgtcatatcaGTGACAGAGGGATTGTTGTTCTGagttcagctctgagatcaaacccgtctcatctgagagagctggacctgagtggGAATCACATTAAACAATTAGGAATGAAGATGCTTTCAGATTTACTGGCAGATCCTCAGTTTGAACTGCAGAAATTGGG GTTGAGTTCTTGTTATATCAGTGACAGCGATTGTGCTGATCTGagttcagctctgagatcaaacccgtctcatctgagagagctggacctgagtggGAATTCCTTTGAATATTCAGGAATGAGGGAGCTTTCAGTTTTACTGAAACAACTACCGAAACTACAGAAACTGGA GTTGAGATCTTGTTATATCAGTAAGAGTGATTGTGCTGTTCTGAGTTCAGTTCTGAGATCAAACCTGTctctgagagagctggacctgagtgaGAATTACTTTGGAGATTCAGGAATGAAGCAGCTTTCAGATCTACTGAAACATCCTCAGtgtaaactggagaaactgAG ATTGAGATCTTGCTGTATCTGTGACAGTTGTGCTGATCTGAGTTCAGCTCTGATATCAAACCTGTCTCATCTAAGAGAGCTGGACCTAAGTGAGAATTACTTTGgagattcaggagtgaagcagCTTTCAGCTCTACTGAAAGATCCTCAGtgtaaactggagaaactggG GTTGAGATCTTGTTCTATCTGTGATGGAGGCTGTGCTGTTCTGagttcagctctgagatcaaacccatctcatctgagagagctggacctgagtaaaCATGTCATTACAGATTTAGGAATAAAGCAGCTTTCAGATCTACTAAAACATCCTCAGTGTAAACTAGAGACGCTGAG GTTGAGATCTTGTTATATCAGTAACAGAGGTTGTGCTGATCTGagttcagctctgagatcaaacccgtctcacctgagagagctggacctgagtggGAATGTCATTACAGATTTAGGAATAAAGCAGCTTTCAGATCTACTAGAAGATCCTCAGTGTAAACTGGAGAAATTGGG ACACTCACAGGATGAGATCTTGTTGCAACAGTGA
- the LOC125246917 gene encoding NACHT, LRR and PYD domains-containing protein 9-like isoform X1, producing MDTVGVNVIETAALGRPFQLGMLYDCRKDALIPGITLWYPEKIRQDMRVHPKINTDFKVTASDSIQDKSSLLKTDGSLKLSVLGGLVSVSGAAKYLEDTKKSFRQQRLTLHYHSTSRFEELTMNHVVPENIVHREVFDNDTATHVVTAVLYGADACFVFDREVSSDEKINTVEGEAKVALEKLKGISVDANINLKMNDAQKNAVQKFTCKFYGDFQLPSNPTSFEDALKIFTDLPKLLGEKKELAVPLRVWLYPLDKLHSGASKLQKDISMDLIVAIESVIECLNTTEMKCSDLLNDLPALTFTAFHDKILQMKQNCYMYKLRLVEKLGSLLPNIRGDVKKETDLNDLLQEHDESPFRGRDLAQWLKEREIESVIIKSVLRQLKDAGAQVEDNIDLVLMDLEVGNLVCYTFTSLNWTDVLLLQQNAYLNPLTKGKNENSLDSEQKSWLTPEIQKNTRNNLKTFKNLIDSKDRKPAKFIVSSKEMKNNPGSCILLYESECDEAVCFIPPSKPTCPITEEVKDNSVVLKVPPSCSSTVELRLLYKRKQDTVWRSKPVMKDENTVTLTDLREESKYEIKCAVLGKLNYTVYSDVTEVVTEGKDSLIIGEGHSIPFTTSEGCWSPGSHSSFQLSEMFKLRLKEEFQYLNEEKSPGRRQLLNDVFIERHIAEEPDSHLSNNIEIKSNSIFERQNIRTVLMKGEAGIGKTVTVQKIILDWAEDKSNHDIKYIFSIPFQKLNMIRETVKECSFMELLQQCFENAENLKPDSDRIMLIFDGLNELKVPLDFQTTKKIIDLNKPASVTDLLINLIKGNLLPNAQIWITSRPAAANQIPAEYIDRVTEIQGFNDEQKEEYFRKNISDLNMANKVISHIRTSTRINSMCYLPDYCRIIAAIPEEMISTCGADFPMTLTQMYSRLLLAQTESIPERKGIIIALGKIAFHLLVNGNSLFCAEPYGLSAEHVKASSSIIKVFDEKRKSFCFMNHRTQEFLAALYLTDVINGGDTVHLSSLNLDFGVQSFTDYDSLQKVMNIALQKQMDLFFCFLLGLTLESSQRALKALLTQRSSSSSSSQDIIQHIKTMIMKFSPENAVEISLLFDCLKELDDRSVIQQTQLKSGLRLSPAQFSALMIVLLNSEEKLDENKSHQSEEPKLQPVVKTSGGHDGSGCADLSSALRSNPAHLRELELSKNEITDSGVKQLSDLLKDPQCKLEKLGLRSCQISDRGYAVLSSALRSNPSHLRELDLSENDITESGVMQLSDLLEHPQCKLEKLRLRSCHISDRGIVVLSSALRSNPSHLRELDLSGNHIKQLGMKMLSDLLADPQFELQKLGLSSCYISDSDCADLSSALRSNPSHLRELDLSGNSFEYSGMRELSVLLKQLPKLQKLELRSCYISKSDCAVLSSVLRSNLSLRELDLSENYFGDSGMKQLSDLLKHPQCKLEKLRLRSCCICDSCADLSSALISNLSHLRELDLSENYFGDSGVKQLSALLKDPQCKLEKLGLRSCSICDGGCAVLSSALRSNPSHLRELDLSKHVITDLGIKQLSDLLKHPQCKLETLRLRSCYISNRGCADLSSALRSNPSHLRELDLSGNVITDLGIKQLSDLLEDPQCKLEKLGHSQDEILLQQ from the exons ATGGATACAGTGGGAGTGAATGTGATTGAAACAGCGGCTCTAGGGAGACCCTTCCAGCTGGGGATGCTGTATGACTGCAGGAAAGATGCTCTAATACCAg GAATCACACTGTGGTATCCAGAGAAGATACGTCAGGATATGCGAGTCCATCCCAAAATTAACACAGATTTCAAAGTCACAGCTTCAGACTCCATTCAGGACAAATCATCCTTACTGAAGACTGACGGCTCTCTGAAACTGAGTGTTTTAGGTGGACTCGTCAGTGTCAGTGGAGCAGCCAAATATCTGGAGGACACCAAGAAGTCTTTCAGACAGCAGAGACTGACCCTACATTATCATTCAACTAGCAGGTTTGAAGAACTGACCATGAATCACGTGGTACCTGAAAATATAGTTCATCGTGAGGTGTTTGATAATGACACAGCAACACACGTGGTGACAGCAGTGCTGTATGGAGCAGACGCCTGCTTTGTGTTTGATAGAGAGGTTTCATCGGATGAGAAAATAAACACAGTAGAAGGAGAAGCAAAAGTGGCCCTTGAGAAGCTCAAAGGCATTTCAGTAGATGCAAACATCaatctgaagatgaacgacgCTCAGAAGAATGCAGTCCAAAAATTCACATGCAAGTTTTATGGCGACTTCCAGCTACCTTCTAACCCGACTTCTTTTGAAGATGCGCTGAAGATTTTTACTGATCTTCCAAAACTGCTGGGAGAAAAGAAAGAGCTGGCGGTTCCTCTGAGAGTTTGGCTTTATCCTCTGGACAAACTTCACTCAGGAGCTTCAAAACTTCAGAAGGACATCAGCATGGATCTTATTGTGGCGATTGAATCAGTGATTGAGTGTTTAAATACAACTGAGATGAAATGCAGTGACCTTCTGAATGATTTGCCTGCCTTGACTTTTACTGCATTTCATGATAAAATACTGCAAATGAAGCAAAACTGCTACATGTACAAACTGagacttgtggagaaactcggCTCTCTGCTGCCAAACATCCGTGGAGACGTGAAGAAGGAAACTGATCTGAATGATCTTCTACAAGAACACGATGAATCTCCATTCAGAGGACGAGATCTTGCACAATggctgaaagagagagaaatagagTCTGTGATCATTAAATCAGTCCTCAGACAGCTGAAGGATGCTGGTGCACAGGTAGAAGACAACATAGATCTGGTCTTGATGGATCTGGAGGTTGGGAATCTGGTCTGTTACACGTTCACATCGTTGAACTGGACAGATGTTCTGCTTCTTCAACAAAATGCCTATCTGAATCCTTTaacaaaaggaaaaaatgaGAACAGCCTTGATTCAGAGCAGAAGTCTTGGCTCACTCCTGAGATCCAAAAGAACACGAGGAACAACTTGAAGACATTTAAGAACTTGATTGATTCAAAAGACCGTAAACCAGCCAAGTTCATTGTGTCCTCAAAGGAAATGAAGAATAATCCAGGTTCCTGCATTCTGCTgtatgaaagtgaatgtgatGAAGCTGTTTGCTTTATTCCTCCATCCAAACCAACCTGTCCAATCACTGAAGAGGTCAAAGATAATAGTGTGGTTCTGAAGGTTCCTCCATCATGTTCTTCTACAGTGGAGCTCAGATTACTGTATAAACGGAAGCAGGACACAGTCTGGAGATCTAAACCTGTGATGAAGGATGAAAACACAGTTACTCTGACTGATCTGAGAGAAGAATCTAAATATGAGAtcaaatgtgcagtgctggggaaACTCAACTACACTgtatacagtgacgtcacagaAGTTGTCACAGAG GGAAAGGACAGTTTGATTATTG GAGAGGGTCACTCAATCCCTTTTACTACCTCTGAGGGTTGTTGGTCTCCAGGATCTCATTCATCTTTTCAGT TATCAGAGATGTTCAAACTGAGACTGAAGGAGGAATTCCAGTATCTGAATGAAGAAAAATCACCTGGACGAAGACAACTACTGAACGATGTCTTCATTGAGCGGCACATCGCAGAGGAACCAGATTCTCACCTCAGTAATAATATAGAAATTAAAAGCAATAGCATCTTCGAAAGACAGAATATCAGGACTGTTTTGATGAAGGGGGAAGCTGGCATTGGAAAAACTGTGACTGTGCAGAAGATCATCCTGGACTGGGCTGAAGACAAATCAAACCATGACATCAAATACATATTTTCAATACCTTTTCAGAAGTTGAACATGATCAGAGAGACGGTGAAGGAGTGTAGCTTCATGGAGCTTCTGCAGCAATGCTTTGAAAATGCTGAAAATCTGAAACCTGACTCTGACAGGATCATGTTGATCTTTGATGGACTTAATGAGTTAAAAGTTCCTCTAGATTTCCAAACCACAAAGAAGATTATAGATCTAAACAAACCAGCCTCAGTCACTGATCTACTAATAAACCTCATTAAGGGAAATCTGCTTCCAAACGCTCAGATCTGGATCACCAgcagaccagcagcagccaatcagattcctGCTGAATATATTGATCGGGTGACAGAGATCCAGGGCTTTAATGATGAACAGAAGGAGGAATATTTCAGAAAGAACATCAGTGACCTGAATATGGCCAATAAAGTCATCAGTCACATCAGGACCTCAACACGCATCAACAGCATGTGTTATTTACCTGATTACTGCAGAATCATCGCAGCGATTCCAGAGGAAATGATCAGTACATGTGGTGCAGATTTCCCCATGACTCTCACTCAGATGTACAGCAGACTCCTGTTAGCCCAGACTGAATCAATTCCAGAGAGAAAAGGGATCATCATAGCACTGGGGAAAATAGCATTTCATCTGTTGGTAAATGGCAACTCTCTCTTCTGTGCTGAACCTTATGGACTCAGTGCTGAACATGTTAAAGCAAGCTCATCAATCATAAAAGTGTTtgatgaaaaaagaaagtcCTTCTGTTTCATGAATCACAGAACACAGGAGTTTCTGGCAGCTTTGTATTTGACTGATGTCATTAATGGAGGAGATACAGTCCATCTCTCCAGTCTAAATCTTGATTTTGGAGTACAGAGCTTCACGGACTACGATTCACTCCAGAAAGTGATGAACATCGCTCTACAAAAACAGATGGATCTCTTCTTCTGTTTCTTACTGGGTTTGACCCTGGAGTCCAGTCAGAGAGCTTTAAAAGCCCTCCTGACACAGAGAAGCAGCAGCTCTTCATCCAGTCAAGATATAATTCAACACATCAAAACCATGATCATGAAGTTCTCTCCAGAAAATGCAGTTGAAATCAGTCTCCTGTTTGATTGTTTGAAAGAGCTGGATGACCGTTCTGTAATCCAGCAAACACAGCTGAAATCTGGACTCAGACTCTCTCCTGCTCAGTTTTCAGCTCTGATGATTGTGCTTCTGAACTCAGAAGAGAAACTGGATGAGAATAAATCTCATCAATCGGAAGAACCGAAGCTTCAGCCAGTGGTCAAAACATCTGGAGGACATGA TGGCAGTGGTTGCGCTGATCTGAGTTCAGCTCTAAGATCAAACCCGGCTCATCTGAGAGAGCTGGAACTGAGTAAGAATGAAATTAcagattcaggagtgaagcagCTCTCAGATCTACTGAAAGATCCTCAGtgtaaactggagaaactggG GTTGAGATCTTGTCAAATCAGTGACAGAGGTTATGCTGTTCTAagttcagctctgagatcaaacccgtctcatctgagagagctggacctgagtgaGAATGACATTACAGAATCAGGAGTGATGCAGCTTTCAGATCTACTGGAACATCCTCAGtgtaaactggagaaactgAG gttgagatcttgtcatatcaGTGACAGAGGGATTGTTGTTCTGagttcagctctgagatcaaacccgtctcatctgagagagctggacctgagtggGAATCACATTAAACAATTAGGAATGAAGATGCTTTCAGATTTACTGGCAGATCCTCAGTTTGAACTGCAGAAATTGGG GTTGAGTTCTTGTTATATCAGTGACAGCGATTGTGCTGATCTGagttcagctctgagatcaaacccgtctcatctgagagagctggacctgagtggGAATTCCTTTGAATATTCAGGAATGAGGGAGCTTTCAGTTTTACTGAAACAACTACCGAAACTACAGAAACTGGA GTTGAGATCTTGTTATATCAGTAAGAGTGATTGTGCTGTTCTGAGTTCAGTTCTGAGATCAAACCTGTctctgagagagctggacctgagtgaGAATTACTTTGGAGATTCAGGAATGAAGCAGCTTTCAGATCTACTGAAACATCCTCAGtgtaaactggagaaactgAG ATTGAGATCTTGCTGTATCTGTGACAGTTGTGCTGATCTGAGTTCAGCTCTGATATCAAACCTGTCTCATCTAAGAGAGCTGGACCTAAGTGAGAATTACTTTGgagattcaggagtgaagcagCTTTCAGCTCTACTGAAAGATCCTCAGtgtaaactggagaaactggG GTTGAGATCTTGTTCTATCTGTGATGGAGGCTGTGCTGTTCTGagttcagctctgagatcaaacccatctcatctgagagagctggacctgagtaaaCATGTCATTACAGATTTAGGAATAAAGCAGCTTTCAGATCTACTAAAACATCCTCAGTGTAAACTAGAGACGCTGAG GTTGAGATCTTGTTATATCAGTAACAGAGGTTGTGCTGATCTGagttcagctctgagatcaaacccgtctcacctgagagagctggacctgagtggGAATGTCATTACAGATTTAGGAATAAAGCAGCTTTCAGATCTACTAGAAGATCCTCAGTGTAAACTGGAGAAATTGGG ACACTCACAGGATGAGATCTTGTTGCAACAGTGA